The genomic stretch GCGGAACTGAGTTTGGAGAGAATGCAAAAAGACCTTTCCGAACGTGATTGGAAAGATAGCCACCGCGATATTGCACCTCTGCAAAAAGCTAATGACGCGATCGAAATTCAAACCGATGGCTTAAGTATCACCCAAGTAACAGAACAAATTACCACTCTCTACCGGGAAAAAATCAACCGCTAAACAATTCTCAAAGATCCCCGACTTTTTAAAGAAGTCGGGGATCTGAACTATTCTTACTTCTATATTTTTTTGCAAATTTATTCTGTATTTATAGTAATTTTGGCTGTTTTATGTATATAACTTATAGCAAATAACTTTTTTGTCTTAGCTGCTGGTATGACATAGTTGTCTAGTTCAAACCTACTTTGTATTTTTGCTTAAAGTTTATCTATATACCAGGATGTGGAACATCCCAATTTTATGGTGAGGAGTGTCAGAAGAAATCAAATGCTCAAGGTTAGCCGCAGAAGATTGCGGGCTTTCACTTTTATGACATTATGCGCTGCGGTTTTTAGTTTCGTCATAGGTGTCAGTCTATCAATCAACAGCTTTCGTCAAGCAGTACCAAATCCAACAAGTCCTGTAGTAACAGGACAACAAAACTCAATTACAAATCCTTTATCTACCGAAGGAACATCACCGCCAAATTTGCAACTAAACGGTGAAACAATAGCCCCAGTTGACAAAAATAAACTAGAACCGCAAGTCTTTAATCCACCAGCTAAATTTCAGGGAAAAACTTTAAAAGAGGTTCATGTTGCTGAGCAAAATAAAGTTATTGCCTTAACATTTGATGATGGGCCTTGGCCAAAATATACAGAGCAAATACTAGACATTCTCAAAAAAGAGAATATAAAAGCAACTTTTTTCTGGATCGGTAGAAACGTAGAAGCTTTTCCTGAGATTGGGTTGCACGTAGTTGCCCAAGGTCATGCGATCGGCAATCATACTTGGAGCCACTCTTACCGAAGAATGGGCCCAGTAATGGCATCCCACGAAATCGACGATACTGCCGCCATTATTGAGAGTACTACTAAAGTAAAAACTACACTTTTTCGTCCCCCAGGGGGAATTTTAACCAATGGGCCAGCAGGTTATGCGCTCTCGCACAAATATACTGTGCTGATGTGGTCAGCTGATTCCACAGATTATGCTCGCAGAGTTTCACCGAACCTAATGGTAAACAAAGTGCTGAAAAGTGCCAAACCTGGAGGCATGATTTTAATGCACGATGGCGGAGGCGATCGCAAACGCACGGTGCAAGCACTCCCCACCATCATTACTACCCTGAAAAAGCAAGGTTACAAATTTGTCACCGTCCCTGAACTTCTGGCAATGGAAGAAAGCAAAGGAG from Phormidium ambiguum IAM M-71 encodes the following:
- a CDS encoding polysaccharide deacetylase family protein, with the translated sequence MLKVSRRRLRAFTFMTLCAAVFSFVIGVSLSINSFRQAVPNPTSPVVTGQQNSITNPLSTEGTSPPNLQLNGETIAPVDKNKLEPQVFNPPAKFQGKTLKEVHVAEQNKVIALTFDDGPWPKYTEQILDILKKENIKATFFWIGRNVEAFPEIGLHVVAQGHAIGNHTWSHSYRRMGPVMASHEIDDTAAIIESTTKVKTTLFRPPGGILTNGPAGYALSHKYTVLMWSADSTDYARRVSPNLMVNKVLKSAKPGGMILMHDGGGDRKRTVQALPTIITTLKKQGYKFVTVPELLAMEESKGAVKQESKEVEQQGASID